AATCAATGCCTTGCGTCTCCCAACGGTCGAAGATTTTCGTATTCTGCGAGGATTGGGGTAAGTAGGTAAGGAATTTTCGGTTATTTGTAAAGGCAGACCTATGTGTCTGCCTTTTTTTTGCATTTTCTTGCAGGTGTACCGAGAAAAGTCGGTAAAAATGTGGTTTTTTCACGGTATAAGTGTAAAAACTTGCAAAATAGCGAGGTTTTTTGCTTTGTTCTCAAAACCCCAGCTCTTTGGCTACCTCGTTCATTTGTTTTTCTACTAAAATTTTTCTTCGTTTTTCTGCGCAGTTTACTTTCACGCCGAAATATGACGGGCAAAAATCGACTGCAACGGCGATTACAAATGCTACTCCCATAACGGCGGAGAAAATTTTTACGGTGTTATTGGGAATAGAAAAAGTCGTTATCGCAAAAACTGTGGCGATTATCAGCATTCGGAGTATTCGGTCTTTTTTTTCGGCGGTCATTTATTTGGCGCGGGCAAAAAGATATTTCAGTTCCCCCTCCTTAGTGAGCGGGATTATTGTGTTTTCGTAGAAATTTCCGATTAAGTACGAGTCGATTTTTTTTCGCAGTTTTGAGGTGTAAGCGTCTTGGATTTTGTCGCATTTTTCTTGAACTCGCAGAATTATTTTCTCCTCGACTTCTTTGCGGGTCAGCATTGCCATTACGGCTTCTTTATCGTTTGCTTTTACCGCTTCTTTGTAGGCGGGCGGATTAGACAGAAATTTGCTTTCGGCAACATAAAAAGAGCCGTAGTGTATTCGCTTTGAAACGGCTACCAGCGCCGAAATATCCGCTTCCGCCGTGCTTCCGTATTCGCCGTCGTCGCCATTTTCGCAGGAATTGTTTATAAACGACAAATAATGCGCTTTAACTTTATCGGTTATGTTTATTTCGCTTAAAATATCTTTGGTAAAATTCTCTTTGTTTTGGACGATATTCGCGTTTATCGGCAGAGTGGTATCGTGGAAAAAAGGTTTTTCTTCGGCGACGGTGAATTTTCCGAGTTGCGCAAAAATCTGCTCGATTTGCTTGTGCATATAGTCAAGCGGAGAAAAGGCACAGGGGGAGAGGGTGTTTTTTATAAGAACTTTGTCGGTCGAGTAAACGGGCGAATTTTTTTTGTATTGCATACGGTCAAGAATTCGCGAAATTATTGTTTCTTCCATCGACTCCAAACGGTCGGCTATTTGCATAAGGTCAAAGTTATTCATAATCATAAAAATTGCTTTCCTTGCTCTTACGAATAATAACTTGCGTTTTTGCTTGAACGGGAAATATCGCCGTGCGCAAGGGAGCCCCAAACTCTTATTGCTCTTATTTCGCAGGATGAAATACAACGTCCGCAACCTATACACAAATTTTTGTTTACACTGTGGCGTTTGCCCTTTTCTCCGACAATTGCTCCTTTTACGGGGCAGATTTCTACGCATTTTCCGCAACCGTTGCATTGCATATCAATATTTACTGTAGGGCGACCTTTTGCCAAATCTGTGAAGCTGTTTGAGGGGCATTTTTTCATTGCAAGTATAAAGTTTTCACTTGTTTTATAATTAAGTTTAGGCAAATTGTTTTCCATTTCTATGGCGTTTGGATCGACCACCGCTTTTATGCAAATTGTGCAACCTGTGCAACCGACTGAACAGCACGACCTTACGTTTGCGCCTCTGTTGTGGTTGTTGCAAGCCAAAAATATTTTTTGCGAATCGGGCGTAATATCTATAAGGTCTCGCGGGCAAGACGCTACGCAGGCAACGCAACCGCAACATTTTTCGTTGTCCACAACGGCTATTTGGTTTTTGTTTATTGAAATAGCGCCAAATGGGCAGGCGGCTACGCAATTTCCGAAACCAAGACAGCCGAAACTGCATTCTTTTGAGCCTCCCGCTACTAAAACAGCGGCAAAACAATCATTAATTCCGTCGTAAATTGCTCGTTCCTTTGCCTCTGCTCTTCCGCCTTTGCAACGAATTTTGGCAGTTTTCGGCACAATCTGACCCGTGGATTGGCTTCCTGTAATATTTGCTATTTCGCTTGCGACATTAGCTCCTCCGGGAGGGCAACCGTTTGTTTTTGCGCTTGCGTCGGAAGCGGCAAGCGCTTCGGCAAATGCTTTGCAACCTGCAAATCCGCAGGCGCCGCAGTTAATTCCGGGGAGAACCGAAAGAATTTTTTTTACTTTCACGTTTTCTTCGACATAAAATTTTTTATCGGCGAAAACCATAATAATCGCGAGTATTAAGGCAAGTGTGGTAAAAGCTAAAATAGTCGTAAACATTTATCCTCCTATCGACATTCCTGTAAAACCCAAAAACGCAATCGCCATAAGTCCTGCGGCAATCAGCGATATAGGCAAGCCTTCAAGCGCTTTGGGAACATTGGCAAATTCGAGCCGTTCTCTTATCCCCGCCATAAGAACGATTGCAAGCGTGAAGCCTACTCCCGACATAAATGAATGTACAATCGCTCCGTGAAATTGGAAGATTTCGCCTGTAAATTGATTTACTTGCACGTTAAGCAACGCCACGCCCAAAATAGCGCAGTTTGTCGCCATCAGGGGTAAAAATACTCCCAAAGATTCGTAAAGCATCGGAGAAAATTTTTTCAACATCATTTCTACGACTTGGGTGAACGCCGCAATAATCAAAACAAAGGAAATGGTTTGAAAATATTCCATACCGTTTGTTGTAATTCCCCCGCCTATTCGCATTTGTGTTTCAGGGTCGATAATCATTGGCTTAAGAATAAATTCGTTAA
The Chitinivibrionia bacterium genome window above contains:
- a CDS encoding DUF2892 domain-containing protein yields the protein MTAEKKDRILRMLIIATVFAITTFSIPNNTVKIFSAVMGVAFVIAVAVDFCPSYFGVKVNCAEKRRKILVEKQMNEVAKELGF
- a CDS encoding RnfABCDGE type electron transport complex subunit B; translated protein: MFTTILAFTTLALILAIIMVFADKKFYVEENVKVKKILSVLPGINCGACGFAGCKAFAEALAASDASAKTNGCPPGGANVASEIANITGSQSTGQIVPKTAKIRCKGGRAEAKERAIYDGINDCFAAVLVAGGSKECSFGCLGFGNCVAACPFGAISINKNQIAVVDNEKCCGCVACVASCPRDLIDITPDSQKIFLACNNHNRGANVRSCCSVGCTGCTICIKAVVDPNAIEMENNLPKLNYKTSENFILAMKKCPSNSFTDLAKGRPTVNIDMQCNGCGKCVEICPVKGAIVGEKGKRHSVNKNLCIGCGRCISSCEIRAIRVWGSLAHGDISRSSKNASYYS
- a CDS encoding electron transport complex subunit RsxA, whose protein sequence is MLVVFMQISIGAIFISNFVLSRFLGLCPFFGVSKKLSTALGMGLSVTFVMVGSTLFAYPFNEFILKPMIIDPETQMRIGGGITTNGMEYFQTISFVLIIAAFTQVVEMMLKKFSPMLYESLGVFLPLMATNCAILGVALLNVQVNQFTGEIFQFHGAIVHSFMSGVGFTLAIVLMAGIRERLEFANVPKALEGLPISLIAAGLMAIAFLGFTGMSIGG